The following are from one region of the Gloeomargarita lithophora Alchichica-D10 genome:
- the atpH gene encoding ATP synthase F1 subunit delta encodes MTAQIARLAEPYAEALLDLAQGQNQLATIEQELAQIKQLLHSAPELAQVLQQPTISLEQKKNVLRQVLAGQVQPLVLNFLLLLVDRGRIVLLERIITSFQDMARQLRGTQLARVRSAVALTPEQAQQLTERLTHLSGARQVELETAVDASLLGGFTVQLGSQFLDTSLRSQLQRLALRLSQSVV; translated from the coding sequence ATGACGGCGCAGATAGCTCGTTTGGCGGAACCCTACGCCGAGGCGCTGTTGGACTTGGCGCAGGGACAAAACCAGTTGGCAACGATTGAGCAGGAATTGGCGCAGATCAAGCAACTTTTGCACAGTGCCCCGGAGTTGGCGCAGGTGTTGCAACAGCCCACCATTAGCTTGGAGCAGAAAAAAAATGTCCTGCGCCAGGTGCTGGCCGGGCAGGTACAACCGCTGGTATTGAATTTTCTCCTGCTGTTGGTGGATCGGGGGCGAATTGTCCTGCTGGAGCGAATTATCACCAGTTTTCAAGACATGGCACGGCAACTGCGGGGTACCCAGTTGGCGCGGGTGCGCTCGGCGGTGGCCTTGACCCCGGAACAGGCACAACAGTTGACCGAGCGGCTGACCCACCTGAGTGGTGCCCGTCAAGTCGAATTGGAAACCGCCGTAGATGCGTCCCTGCTGGGGGGCTTCACGGTACAACTGGGTTCCCAGTTTTTGGATACCAGTTTGCGGAGTCAGTTGCAAAGGCTGGCTTTACGATTGAGTCAAAGTGTTGTTTAG
- a CDS encoding F0F1 ATP synthase subunit B, with the protein MDSLLLAMVEEGGGVRFNPDLLGTNALNIFLVLGLLIYYGRGFLGNLLGERRQTIAQTIGRAETAQKEAAGALTTAQKNLAQAQATAAQLQQEGVAKAAQMRSAILALAAQEVERIGLQAQQSIELEQERTVEGIRQRITALTLAQVTAQLQQRLTPEVQSRLIDQGIARLGGGV; encoded by the coding sequence ATGGATTCCCTACTGCTGGCGATGGTGGAAGAGGGGGGCGGGGTGCGGTTCAATCCCGACCTTTTGGGTACCAATGCCCTGAATATCTTTTTGGTGTTGGGGCTGTTGATTTACTATGGGCGGGGGTTTTTGGGTAACCTGCTGGGGGAACGGCGGCAAACCATTGCCCAGACCATTGGGCGGGCGGAAACAGCCCAGAAAGAAGCGGCGGGAGCCTTGACCACAGCGCAGAAAAATCTGGCGCAAGCCCAGGCGACAGCGGCGCAGTTACAGCAGGAGGGGGTCGCCAAGGCGGCACAAATGCGCTCGGCCATTTTAGCCCTGGCCGCCCAGGAGGTGGAGCGGATTGGTCTGCAAGCTCAGCAGAGTATTGAACTAGAGCAGGAACGGACGGTGGAGGGGATTCGCCAACGAATTACGGCATTGACCCTGGCGCAGGTGACCGCCCAACTGCAACAGCGGTTGACCCCGGAGGTACAAAGCCGGTTGATTGACCAGGGGATTGCCCGGTTAGGGGGTGGGGTATGA
- a CDS encoding F0F1 ATP synthase subunit B': MMVWTGMLLAEAGGLFDLDATLPLMAIQFLVFVAILNAVFYKPLLRVVDEREEYVRSNQAQAKELQTKAGELTRQYDQELALARREAQKTLNTAQEQAKQSAQAQIRVAQQAAQTQLSQAQTDLLAQQAQALAQLEPQVQSLGEAILAKLLV, from the coding sequence ATGATGGTGTGGACAGGTATGCTATTGGCGGAGGCGGGGGGGTTGTTCGACCTGGATGCCACCTTACCCTTGATGGCAATTCAGTTTTTGGTGTTTGTGGCGATTTTGAATGCTGTTTTCTACAAGCCCCTGCTGCGGGTGGTGGATGAACGGGAGGAGTACGTCCGCTCGAATCAAGCCCAGGCGAAGGAACTGCAAACCAAGGCGGGGGAATTGACCCGCCAGTATGATCAGGAACTGGCTCTGGCACGGCGAGAGGCCCAGAAAACTTTGAATACGGCGCAGGAGCAGGCCAAACAGTCGGCTCAGGCGCAAATCCGGGTGGCGCAACAGGCGGCGCAAACCCAGTTGAGTCAGGCGCAAACAGATTTGTTGGCGCAACAGGCGCAAGCCTTGGCGCAATTGGAACCCCAGGTGCAGAGCTTGGGGGAAGCGATTTTGGCAAAGTTACTGGTTTAA
- the atpE gene encoding ATP synthase F0 subunit C: MDSLTSAASVLAAALAVGLGAIGPGLGQGRAAGQAVEGIARQPEAEGKIRGTLLLSLAFMEALTIYGLVVALVLLFANPFAG; this comes from the coding sequence ATGGATAGTTTAACGTCTGCTGCTTCCGTGTTGGCCGCCGCTCTGGCCGTGGGTTTGGGGGCAATTGGGCCGGGTTTGGGTCAAGGTCGGGCCGCTGGGCAAGCGGTGGAAGGGATTGCCCGTCAGCCGGAAGCGGAAGGTAAAATCCGGGGCACGCTCCTGCTGAGTTTGGCCTTTATGGAAGCCTTGACGATTTACGGGCTGGTGGTGGCGTTGGTGTTGTTGTTTGCCAACCCGTTTGCCGGTTAA
- the atpB gene encoding F0F1 ATP synthase subunit A codes for MLDMLNGLLFSPLASLEVGEHLYWEVGNLKIHGQVFITSWVVMGLLIGASLLGTRNAQRVPQGWQNFMEYVLDFVRTLTRDQLGEKEYRAWLPFVGTLFLFIFTCNWTGILVPWKLIELPAGELAASTNDINTTAALALLTSLAYFYAGFSRKGLLGYFKGYLYPSPIMLPFKIIEDFTKPLSLSFRLFGNILADELVVGVLVLLVPVLLPLPLMVLGLFLSGIQALIFATLASTYIAEALEDHEHEAGHEEEHGTEMA; via the coding sequence ATGCTGGATATGCTGAACGGGTTACTATTCTCGCCTCTGGCTAGTTTGGAGGTGGGGGAGCATTTGTACTGGGAAGTGGGGAATCTCAAAATTCACGGCCAGGTGTTTATTACCTCCTGGGTGGTGATGGGGTTGTTGATCGGGGCATCGCTGTTGGGGACTCGGAATGCCCAACGGGTACCCCAGGGGTGGCAAAATTTCATGGAATATGTGCTGGATTTTGTTCGTACGTTGACCAGAGATCAGTTGGGGGAAAAGGAATACCGGGCGTGGTTGCCGTTTGTGGGTACTTTATTCCTGTTTATTTTCACCTGCAACTGGACGGGGATTTTGGTGCCCTGGAAGTTGATCGAACTCCCGGCGGGGGAATTGGCGGCCAGTACCAACGACATCAATACCACGGCGGCGTTGGCGTTGTTGACCTCCTTGGCTTATTTCTATGCGGGGTTTAGCCGTAAGGGTCTGCTGGGGTATTTCAAGGGATATTTATACCCGTCCCCGATTATGTTGCCCTTCAAAATTATTGAGGACTTTACCAAGCCCTTGTCCCTGAGCTTTCGGTTGTTCGGGAATATCCTGGCGGACGAGTTGGTGGTGGGGGTGTTGGTGCTGTTGGTGCCGGTGTTGTTGCCCTTGCCGTTGATGGTGCTGGGGTTATTTTTGAGTGGGATTCAGGCGTTGATTTTTGCTACCCTGGCTTCCACCTATATTGCTGAAGCCCTAGAAGACCATGAACACGAAGCGGGACACGAGGAAGAACACGGCACCGAAATGGCCTAA
- a CDS encoding DUF1345 domain-containing protein: MNRKTILALTHPKWRAIFSLMIALIVWALLSLLTKLHGNFIYLITYNLAVLFYQVAFFTRISLASVQDTYRFIRNQEPSNWFMLASVIALSWASIMSLISLADTPKDWTRFESGLHIFLSILALFSSWVLVNIFFGLHYARLYYSSQGKNTAGETTPEFDRGLLFTEDDWPHYWDFLYESFVIAMTFATADVNISRKDLRILALFHGMFSFMYNLIILGLVVNYISNIFGN; this comes from the coding sequence ATGAACCGCAAAACCATTTTGGCTTTGACCCACCCCAAATGGCGGGCGATATTTTCCCTAATGATCGCTTTAATAGTCTGGGCGTTGTTATCCTTATTGACTAAGTTGCACGGAAATTTTATTTATTTGATTACCTATAATTTGGCCGTTTTATTTTATCAGGTGGCTTTTTTTACTCGCATTAGTTTGGCTTCGGTGCAAGATACCTATCGTTTTATCCGCAATCAGGAACCGAGTAATTGGTTCATGCTCGCTTCGGTAATTGCCCTATCCTGGGCAAGTATTATGTCTCTGATTAGTTTGGCGGATACCCCTAAGGATTGGACGAGATTTGAGTCTGGCTTGCACATTTTTTTATCTATTCTTGCCCTTTTCTCTTCCTGGGTATTGGTGAATATCTTTTTTGGTTTGCATTATGCGAGATTGTACTATTCCTCCCAGGGTAAAAATACAGCGGGGGAAACCACCCCTGAGTTTGACCGGGGATTACTTTTTACCGAGGATGATTGGCCGCACTACTGGGATTTTCTCTACGAGTCGTTTGTGATTGCCATGACGTTTGCCACCGCCGATGTGAATATTTCCCGGAAAGATCTGCGGATACTGGCTCTGTTTCATGGCATGTTTTCGTTTATGTATAATTTAATCATTCTGGGTTTGGTAGTGAATTATATCAGTAATATTTTTGGTAATTAA
- a CDS encoding anthranilate synthase component I family protein, which produces MNENKTNKNWEQFQRLSEQGNFIPVYQQWPADLDTPVSAWYRVCRGQPYSFLLESVEGGERIGRYSVLGCDPLWVLTAWGEDCQQVFRDGREQHWSGQPFQVIQKCLAPYQPVTVPELPPGLGGLFGFWGYELIRWIEPTVPVVGRGDLPDGCWLQMDHLLVFDQVRRQIWAVAYGNVQNGDVRRAYEYAQDKVQQLLAKLQQPLAPESTHMVWQAGGRSLDIASDTTAQEFQSGVEQAKEYIRRGDIFQVVLSQELSTSYQGDPFLLYRSLRLVNPSPYMAFFQFGDWQLIGSSPEVMVKTEGRLATLRPIAGTRPRGNSPAQDDQLAQELLSDPKEVAEHIMLVDLARNDLGRVAQRGTVQVDQMMVIEKYSHVMHIVSNVTGTLAGQFNAWSALQACFPAGTVSGAPKIRAMQLIYELEQRHRGPYAGCYGYYDFEGQLNTAITLRTMVLSQGRVRVRAGAGVVADSDPQREYQETWNKARGLLTAIAALGEG; this is translated from the coding sequence CTATAGTTTTCTACTGGAATCGGTGGAGGGGGGCGAGCGGATTGGTCGCTACAGTGTGCTGGGGTGTGACCCCTTGTGGGTGCTGACGGCCTGGGGGGAGGACTGCCAGCAGGTGTTTCGGGATGGGCGGGAGCAACACTGGTCGGGGCAACCGTTTCAGGTGATCCAAAAATGTTTAGCCCCCTACCAGCCGGTGACGGTGCCGGAACTGCCGCCCGGATTGGGGGGATTGTTTGGGTTTTGGGGGTATGAATTAATCCGCTGGATCGAACCGACGGTGCCGGTGGTGGGGCGGGGGGATTTGCCTGATGGGTGCTGGTTGCAGATGGATCACCTGTTGGTGTTTGACCAGGTGCGGCGGCAAATTTGGGCGGTGGCCTACGGGAATGTGCAGAACGGCGATGTGCGCAGGGCCTATGAATATGCCCAGGACAAAGTCCAGCAGTTGCTCGCTAAATTGCAACAGCCTTTAGCCCCAGAATCTACCCACATGGTTTGGCAGGCGGGGGGGCGGTCTTTGGACATCGCCAGTGATACCACGGCGCAGGAGTTTCAAAGCGGGGTAGAACAAGCAAAAGAATACATCCGGCGGGGGGATATTTTTCAGGTGGTGTTGTCCCAGGAACTCAGTACATCGTACCAAGGTGACCCCTTTTTGCTTTACCGTTCCCTACGCCTGGTGAATCCTTCGCCCTACATGGCCTTTTTCCAATTTGGCGATTGGCAGTTGATCGGCTCTAGCCCGGAGGTGATGGTGAAAACCGAGGGGCGTTTGGCGACCTTACGACCGATTGCCGGAACCCGACCCCGGGGAAATTCGCCTGCCCAGGATGACCAGTTGGCGCAGGAATTGCTCAGTGACCCCAAGGAAGTGGCGGAGCACATCATGTTAGTCGATCTGGCGCGCAATGACTTGGGGCGGGTCGCCCAGCGGGGGACGGTGCAGGTGGATCAGATGATGGTGATCGAAAAGTACTCCCATGTGATGCACATTGTTAGTAATGTAACCGGCACTTTGGCTGGGCAATTTAACGCCTGGTCTGCCCTGCAAGCCTGTTTTCCGGCGGGGACTGTGAGCGGTGCCCCAAAAATTCGGGCCATGCAGTTGATTTATGAACTGGAACAGCGGCACCGGGGACCCTATGCGGGCTGTTATGGGTACTACGATTTTGAGGGGCAGTTGAACACGGCCATCACCCTGCGGACAATGGTGCTGTCCCAGGGGCGGGTGCGGGTGCGGGCGGGGGCGGGGGTGGTGGCGGATTCTGACCCCCAGCGGGAGTACCAGGAAACCTGGAATAAGGCTAGGGGGTTGCTGACGGCGATTGCCGCCTTGGGGGAGGGGTAG